One genomic region from Eremothecium gossypii ATCC 10895 chromosome I, complete sequence encodes:
- the AGP2 gene encoding Agp2p (Syntenic homolog of Saccharomyces cerevisiae YBR132C (AGP2)) produces MQECRPLLMKSTLPNDDRGVAIRRKDSWVPSEHSSEVGDEASSAGFAGKYHSTYRKLENRHVQLIGISGVIGTALFVSIGKALYRGGSVSLLLGFALWCVPILCITVSTAEMVCYLPLNSPFLRLASRCVNDSLTVMAGWNFWFLECVQIPFEIVAVNSIIHYWRDDYSAAITLVVQVMLYLLISLFAVRYYGEIEFWLASFKVLLAVGLFCFTFVTMVGGNPKRDRYGFRYIGEAPFKQYSPTMEPISSSAGYFQGFLACLIQASFTIAGPDYVSMIAGETKLPRKVLPVAFKQVFIRLTVLFLGGCLCVGIVCSANDPDLTAAINASRPGAGSSPYVIAMNHLGIKILPDIVNAALVTAAFSAGNAYTYCSSRSLYGLALDGYAPAIFKRCNRFGVPIYAVSVSVMWSVLSLLQLNSNSAVVLNWLISLITASQLINFGVLCVVYLYFRRAYLAQQDNLPELPFKSWWQPYTAYVGLTCVLLIVVVQGYTVFYSALWNVKDFLFCYLMVFIDIAIYLGYRYIWRRGKDAVIPPTEVDLTTGLLEIELHERHHGFERYSFFHVDD; encoded by the coding sequence ATGCAGGAGTGCAGGCCGCTACTGATGAAATCGACGCTGCCGAATGACGACCGTGGGGTCGCAATCAGGCGTAAAGACAGTTGGGTACCGTCGGAGCATTCGTCAGAGGTGGGCGATGAGGCGTCGAGTGCAGGTTTTGCGGGGAAGTACCACAGCACCTACAGGAAGCTGGAGAACCGGCATGTGCAGTTGATAGGGATATCGGGGGTGATTGGAACAGCGCTGTTTGTGTCTATCGGGAAGGCGCTGTATCGAGGCGGGTCTgtgtcgctgctgctggggTTTGCGCTGTGGTGCGTGCCGATCCTGTGCATCACGGTGTCAACGGCGGAGATGGTGTGTTACTTGCCATTGAACTCGCCGTTTCTGCGGCTGGCGTCGCGCTGTGTGAACGACTCGCTGACGGTGATGGCAGGGTGGAACTTCTGGTTTCTGGAGTGCGTGCAGATACCGTTTGAGATTGTGGCGGTGAACTCGATAATCCACTACTGGCGCGACGACTACTCTGCGGCGATCACGCTGGTGGTGCAGGTGATGCTGTATCTGCTGATCAGCCTATTCGCGGTGCGGTACTACGGCGAGATTGAGTTCTGGCTCGCGAGCTTTAAGGTGCTGCTTGCTGTGGGGCTGTTCTGCTTCACGTTCGTGACGATGGTGGGGGGGAACCCCAAGCGCGACCGCTACGGCTTCCGGTACATCGGCGAGGCGCCGTTCAAGCAGTACTCGCCCACCATGGAGCCTATCTCGTCTTCTGCAGGGTACTTCCAGGGCTTCCTGGCCTGCCTGATCCAGGCATCCTTCACCATTGCGGGGCCGGACTACGTTTCAATGATTGCGGGCGAGACAAAACTGCCGCGAAAGGTGCTGCCCGTCGCCTTCAAGCAGGTATTCATCAGACTGACGGTCTTGTTCTTGGGCGGCTGTCTGTGTGTGGGGATTGTCTGCAGTGCGAACGATCCGGACCTCACAGCCGCGATCAATGCATCTCGGCCCGGTGCGGGCTCCTCACCGTATGTCATTGCCATGAACCATCTAGGCATTAAAATACTGCCCGACATTGTCAATGCCGCATTAGTAACGGCCGCATTTTCTGCCGGCAATGCCTACACATACTGCTCATCGCGGTCGCTCTATGGGCTGGCACTCGACGGCTATGCGCCCGCGATTTTCAAGCGCTGTAACCGCTTCGGGGTGCCGATCTATGCCGTAAGCGTTTCGGTCATGTGGTCGGTCCTCAgtctgctgcagctcaaCAGCAACAGTGCCGTCGTGCTGAACTGGCTCATCAGTCTTATCACCGCGTCGCAGCTCATCAACTTCGGCGTCCTCTGCGTCGTCTACCTCTACTTCCGCCGAGCATACCTGGCCCAGCAGGACAACCTTCCGGAGCTTCCGTTCAAGTCCTGGTGGCAGCCGTATACCGCCTATGTCGGCTTGACCTGCGTGCTGCTGATCGTAGTCGTCCAGGGCTACACCGTCTTCTACAGCGCGTTGTGGAACGTGAAGGACTTCTTGTTCTGCTACCTGATGGTCTTTATCGATATTGCCATCTACTTGGGCTACAGGTATATCTGGCGCAGGGGCAAGGATGCGGTGATCCCGCCCACGGAAGTCGATCTAACTACAGGACTACTGGAAATCGAGTTACATGAGCGGCACCACGGTTTCGAGCGGTACTCCTTTTTCCATGTCGACGACTGA
- a CDS encoding AAR039Wp (NOHBY108; No homolog in Saccharomyces cerevisiae; Syntenic homolog of Kluyveromyces lactis KLTH0F11330g), whose product MSSVKTATRCREEDCPQGREQGTAGRMKGAGRRPFHLKGKINKTHFKAKEKVPDVRRGDADMLLIELHDLFDFRHCMQSGNTGEMKVDLDEVASIEYIHDPACVYKKKGPVPLQPDDDEDVGSETSAEPLDPLTDVEQSGVGFLASGVYSAIPERCSGGMFLESSCHRDVPNKQTLFLLLHDLIQGDAYDE is encoded by the coding sequence ATGAGTAGTGTCAAGACTGCAACACGTTGCAGAGAGGAGGATTGCCCGCAGGGCAGGGAGCAGGGGACAGCTGGGCGGATGAAAGGCGCGGGCCGGCGGCCATTCCATCTCAAAGGCAAGATTAATAAAACGCATTTTAAAGCCAAGGAAAAGGTACCTGATGTGCGAAGAGGGGATGCAGATATGCTACTGATCGAGCTGCATGATCTCTTTGACTTCCGGCACTGCATGCAGTCGGGGAATACAGGAGAAATGAAAGTCGATCTCGATGAGGTTGCTTCGATTGAATATATACACGATCCAGCCTGTGTATACAAAAAAAAAGGCCCTGTACCCCTGCAACCAGATGACGATGAGGATGTGGGCAGCGAAACATCGGCCGAACCATTGGATCCGCTGACCGACGTGGAGCAGAGCGGCGTGGGATTTTTGGCGTCGGGTGTCTATTCGGCAATCCCTGAGAGGTGTAGTGGTGGCATGTTCCTAGAGTCTAGCTGCCACCGCGATGTACCGAATAAGCAGACGCTATTCCTACTTTTGCATGACCTAATACAGGGTGATGCCTATGATGAATGA